The Streptomyces sp. NBC_00670 genome window below encodes:
- a CDS encoding FAD-dependent oxidoreductase has product MTIPVTIIGAGLGGLTLARVLHVHGIPATVYEAEASPTARTQGGMLDIHHHNGQLALKDAGLHDQFLGLVHEGGEALRVLDRHGTLVFERPDDGHGRRPEVLRGALRQLLLDSLPAGTVRWGHKVTAARSLGDGRHEVTFADGTAVTTGLLVGADGAWSRVRPLLSAARPEYAGAVFVETYLFDSDERHPASAEAVGGGSLFALAPGKGITAHREPGGVLHTYVQLAGEREWIDGIDLTDTDTDTGAVTARIAKEFEGWAPELTALLTDGETAPVVRILHTLPHEHRWERVPGVTLLGDAAHLMPPSGEGANLAMFDGAELGKALAAHPDDPEAALAAYEAALFPRSAAHAAEAAELLPLLLDDDAPYSLVEMFTSAQGEADRPGSGSPRG; this is encoded by the coding sequence ATGACCATCCCCGTCACGATCATCGGCGCGGGGCTCGGCGGGCTGACGCTCGCCAGGGTCCTGCACGTCCACGGCATACCGGCCACGGTCTACGAGGCGGAGGCCTCGCCCACCGCCCGTACGCAGGGCGGCATGCTCGACATCCACCACCACAACGGGCAGCTCGCCCTCAAGGACGCCGGTCTCCACGACCAGTTCCTCGGTCTCGTCCACGAGGGCGGCGAGGCGCTGCGCGTACTCGACCGGCACGGCACCCTCGTGTTCGAGCGGCCCGACGACGGCCACGGCCGGCGGCCCGAGGTGCTCCGCGGCGCGCTGCGGCAGCTCCTGCTGGACTCGCTGCCCGCCGGCACCGTCCGATGGGGGCACAAGGTCACCGCGGCCCGCTCCCTCGGCGACGGCCGCCACGAGGTCACCTTCGCCGACGGCACGGCCGTCACCACCGGGTTGCTGGTCGGCGCGGACGGCGCCTGGTCACGCGTCCGCCCGCTGCTGTCCGCGGCGCGGCCCGAGTACGCCGGCGCGGTCTTCGTCGAGACCTATCTGTTCGACAGCGACGAGCGCCATCCCGCGAGCGCCGAGGCCGTCGGCGGCGGCTCCCTGTTCGCGCTGGCCCCCGGAAAGGGGATCACCGCCCACCGGGAGCCCGGCGGGGTCCTGCACACCTACGTCCAGCTGGCCGGGGAACGGGAGTGGATCGACGGCATCGACCTCACCGACACCGACACCGACACCGGCGCGGTGACGGCCCGGATCGCCAAGGAGTTCGAGGGCTGGGCGCCGGAACTCACGGCGCTGCTCACCGACGGCGAGACCGCACCGGTCGTACGGATCCTGCACACGCTGCCCCACGAGCACCGCTGGGAGCGGGTCCCGGGTGTCACCCTGCTCGGCGACGCCGCCCACCTGATGCCACCCTCGGGCGAGGGCGCCAACCTCGCCATGTTCGACGGCGCGGAACTCGGCAAGGCGCTCGCCGCCCACCCCGACGACCCCGAGGCCGCGCTCGCCGCCTACGAGGCCGCCCTGTTCCCCCGCAGCGCCGCCCACGCCGCCGAGGCGGCCGAACTGCTCCCCCTGCTCCTCGACGACGACGCCCCGTACAGCCTCGTCGAGATGTTCACCAGCGCCCAAGGCGAGGCCGACCGCCCGGGATCCGGCTCACCGCGCGGCTGA
- a CDS encoding alpha/beta hydrolase, giving the protein MSKEQRVRVDAMMRQPRHEGPVTIEELRAGFRALMARMKVPDAIRTEPTELGGRPALRVEPDEGPRAGTILYFHGGAWVFGSPETALSLTGHLVTKTGFGAYSVDYRLAPEHPFPAAIEDTLNAYRALLDRGEDPAAIVFAGDSAGGGLAVTTCLAARDAGLPMPAALLAFSAGLDATRSGQSMDSKAGIDPVFTRADFERTSAMYFGDTDPHQPLLSPAVHADLTGFPPMLLQVGTNELLLDDSTRLAARAREAGVDVVLDVTADVPHVFQALVGELDEAEEALDRAALFLAQRIRAGARA; this is encoded by the coding sequence ATGAGCAAGGAACAGCGTGTCCGGGTCGATGCCATGATGCGACAGCCGCGTCACGAGGGCCCCGTCACGATCGAGGAGTTGCGCGCGGGATTCCGGGCGCTGATGGCCCGCATGAAGGTGCCCGACGCCATCCGCACGGAGCCCACGGAACTCGGCGGCCGGCCCGCGCTGCGCGTCGAGCCGGACGAGGGGCCGCGCGCCGGAACGATTCTGTACTTCCACGGCGGCGCCTGGGTGTTCGGGTCCCCGGAGACCGCGCTGTCACTGACCGGGCACCTCGTCACCAAGACCGGCTTCGGGGCGTACTCGGTGGACTACCGGCTCGCTCCCGAACATCCGTTCCCGGCCGCGATCGAGGACACGCTGAACGCCTACCGCGCGCTCCTCGACCGCGGCGAGGACCCCGCGGCGATCGTGTTCGCCGGGGACTCCGCGGGCGGCGGGCTCGCCGTCACCACGTGCCTCGCCGCCCGCGACGCGGGACTGCCGATGCCCGCCGCCCTCCTCGCCTTCTCCGCGGGCCTGGACGCCACCCGGTCCGGCCAGAGCATGGACAGCAAGGCCGGCATCGACCCGGTCTTCACGCGCGCGGACTTCGAACGCACCAGTGCCATGTACTTCGGCGACACCGATCCGCACCAGCCGCTGCTCAGCCCGGCCGTCCACGCCGACCTGACCGGTTTCCCGCCGATGCTGCTCCAGGTCGGCACCAACGAACTCCTGCTGGACGACTCCACGCGCCTGGCCGCCCGCGCGCGGGAGGCCGGAGTGGACGTCGTCCTGGACGTCACCGCCGACGTGCCCCACGTGTTCCAGGCGCTCGTCGGTGAACTTGACGAGGCGGAGGAGGCGCTGGACCGCGCTGCCCTCTTCCTCGCCCAGCGCATCCGCGCCGGGGCACGCGCGTGA
- a CDS encoding HD domain-containing protein, whose product MFDRNESDKGDPGQGREEKIVSRRTALGRGVGVAAIGVTSALATAVSTPAATAAPGRARRADAGGGSGGSLLRSVAGIRVPGGEVARRATAFAREASSETLFNHVMRTYLFSCVLFDQRGVHYDRELAFLAAVLHDLGLVEAYRTPAERFELDGADAAQRFLEGQRVPQDRVAVVWDAIALHTNVAIAARKRPEIAMVAVGSGADFSGNGVDRIPSGTLEEILAAFPRAGFKQDAVDTMLSLCRTKPMSVLMHPFAEVGRRHIPGFAVPTVEDLVLAAPFAE is encoded by the coding sequence GTGTTCGACAGGAACGAGTCAGACAAGGGCGATCCGGGCCAGGGCCGGGAGGAGAAGATCGTCAGCCGGCGCACCGCGCTGGGGCGCGGCGTCGGCGTCGCCGCGATCGGCGTGACCTCCGCGCTCGCCACCGCCGTGTCCACCCCGGCCGCCACCGCGGCACCGGGGCGGGCGCGACGGGCGGACGCCGGGGGCGGGAGCGGCGGGTCCCTGCTCAGGTCCGTGGCGGGAATCCGCGTCCCCGGCGGCGAAGTGGCCCGGAGGGCGACGGCGTTCGCGCGTGAGGCGTCCTCCGAGACCCTCTTCAACCACGTGATGCGCACGTATCTGTTCAGCTGCGTGCTGTTCGACCAGCGCGGTGTCCACTACGACCGCGAACTGGCCTTCCTCGCCGCGGTCCTGCACGACCTGGGGCTGGTGGAGGCGTACCGGACCCCGGCCGAGCGCTTCGAACTCGACGGCGCCGACGCCGCGCAGCGGTTCCTCGAGGGGCAGCGCGTTCCGCAGGACCGCGTCGCGGTGGTGTGGGATGCGATCGCCCTGCACACGAACGTCGCCATCGCGGCCCGGAAACGGCCCGAGATCGCCATGGTCGCGGTCGGTTCCGGGGCGGACTTCTCCGGCAACGGCGTCGACCGGATCCCGTCCGGCACCCTGGAGGAGATCCTCGCCGCGTTCCCCCGGGCGGGCTTCAAGCAGGACGCGGTCGACACCATGCTGTCGCTGTGCCGCACCAAGCCCATGTCGGTGCTCATGCACCCCTTCGCCGAGGTCGGCCGCCGTCACATTCCGGGCTTCGCGGTGCCGACGGTGGAGGACCTGGTGCTCGCGGCGCCCTTCGCGGAGTGA
- a CDS encoding TetR/AcrR family transcriptional regulator, whose protein sequence is MASRTRRPERRQEPLSRERIVAAAVGLLDTVGESGLTFRALAERLATGPGAIYWHVAGKSELLAAATDAVLAAGSVRADPEATPQESVRALALGLFDAIDDHPWVGTQLVGTPSQSPMLPVFEQLGRQVRALGVPPASQFSAVSALWNYILGVAGQNAANARAPRQETDRTAYLASVADDWAALDPEEYAFTRGVAGRLREHDDRAEFLTGIDLILTGIAAYGRPTD, encoded by the coding sequence ATGGCAAGCAGAACGCGTCGTCCGGAACGCCGGCAGGAACCGCTCTCCCGGGAGCGCATCGTCGCCGCCGCGGTCGGGCTCCTGGACACGGTGGGCGAGAGCGGACTGACGTTCCGCGCGCTGGCCGAGCGGCTGGCGACGGGGCCCGGGGCGATCTACTGGCACGTCGCGGGCAAGTCCGAACTGCTCGCCGCCGCCACCGACGCCGTGCTCGCCGCCGGTTCCGTCCGTGCCGATCCCGAGGCGACGCCGCAGGAATCCGTCCGCGCGCTCGCGCTCGGTCTGTTCGACGCGATCGACGACCACCCCTGGGTCGGTACACAGCTCGTCGGCACGCCGTCGCAGTCACCGATGCTGCCGGTCTTCGAGCAGCTCGGCCGCCAGGTACGGGCGCTCGGGGTGCCGCCGGCCTCCCAGTTCTCCGCGGTCTCCGCGCTGTGGAACTACATCCTCGGCGTGGCGGGCCAGAACGCCGCCAACGCCCGGGCGCCCCGGCAGGAGACGGACAGGACGGCGTACCTGGCCTCCGTCGCGGACGACTGGGCGGCCCTCGACCCCGAGGAGTACGCGTTCACGCGCGGCGTCGCCGGCCGGCTGCGGGAGCACGACGACCGGGCCGAGTTCCTCACCGGCATCGACCTCATCCTCACCGGCATCGCCGCGTACGGCCGCCCCACGGACTGA
- a CDS encoding DUF4232 domain-containing protein, with protein MTEHRTTTDQTPAAHPTAAHRTGRRFCGALLAAAAVAGLGLTGAGAAQAAGSGSGTASIPTCSPAALRTTFGRQLAGGMNHEGVYLTFRNLSGTTCALRGFPGLGLEDANHRTLPTHTHWGDTWYAGNPGTRTLVLKDGESAEAVLAWTHVNTGTSDAVHASYLEITPPAATTHKTLAFPEWVDNGDLHVTALAKHIDVPR; from the coding sequence GTGACCGAGCACCGGACCACCACCGACCAGACCCCCGCCGCCCACCCCACCGCGGCACACCGCACCGGCCGCCGGTTCTGCGGCGCGCTGCTCGCCGCGGCCGCCGTCGCCGGACTGGGACTCACCGGCGCGGGCGCCGCCCAGGCGGCCGGCAGCGGGAGCGGCACGGCGTCCATACCGACCTGCTCCCCCGCCGCCCTCAGGACGACCTTCGGCCGGCAACTGGCCGGCGGCATGAACCACGAGGGCGTCTACCTCACGTTCCGCAACCTCAGTGGCACGACGTGCGCACTGCGCGGCTTCCCGGGCCTCGGTCTGGAGGACGCGAACCACCGCACGCTGCCGACCCACACCCACTGGGGCGACACCTGGTACGCCGGCAACCCCGGCACCAGGACCCTCGTCCTGAAGGACGGCGAGAGCGCGGAGGCGGTCCTCGCCTGGACCCACGTCAACACCGGGACCTCCGACGCCGTGCACGCGTCGTACCTGGAGATCACCCCGCCCGCCGCGACCACACACAAGACGCTGGCGTTCCCCGAGTGGGTCGACAACGGCGACCTGCACGTGACCGCCCTGGCCAAGCACATCGACGTGCCGCGCTGA
- a CDS encoding endonuclease/exonuclease/phosphatase family protein, with product MSGARTGVRPATMNVLAPQSADGPNRRAVLTREWERLRPDVLALQEVTREDVAALADAGRHVVPHPRWSSDGVGAVLAARRAFGHTVKDTLEVTARTALTGWCAVVAAELPFPEPLGVMLVVHHKPSRPYGYERAWELQALVTARLVEEVVAERAVRHAVVMGDFDASPGAASLRFLKGLQSLDGMSVCFQDVWSAVHPHDPGPTLHVASCERVLVRPVRGVQASDHYGLVADLTVPDHTPGRWRNADGPRPAPGSGPGSAAR from the coding sequence ATGAGTGGGGCGAGGACGGGTGTGCGGCCGGCGACCATGAACGTACTGGCGCCGCAGTCCGCCGACGGTCCGAACCGACGGGCCGTGCTGACTCGCGAGTGGGAGCGTCTGCGTCCTGACGTGCTCGCGCTCCAGGAGGTGACCCGGGAGGACGTGGCAGCCCTCGCCGACGCGGGCCGGCACGTCGTTCCGCACCCCCGGTGGTCCTCCGACGGCGTCGGCGCCGTCCTGGCCGCCCGCCGGGCCTTCGGGCACACGGTGAAGGACACGCTGGAGGTCACCGCGCGCACGGCGCTCACCGGCTGGTGCGCAGTCGTCGCCGCGGAGCTGCCGTTCCCGGAGCCCCTCGGCGTGATGCTCGTGGTCCATCACAAGCCGAGCCGGCCCTACGGCTACGAGCGCGCGTGGGAGTTGCAGGCGCTGGTCACCGCCCGCCTCGTCGAGGAGGTGGTCGCCGAACGTGCCGTGCGGCACGCGGTGGTGATGGGTGACTTCGACGCCTCGCCCGGGGCCGCGAGTCTGCGGTTCCTGAAGGGGCTGCAGTCGCTGGACGGCATGAGCGTCTGCTTCCAGGACGTCTGGTCGGCCGTGCACCCCCACGACCCCGGCCCCACCCTGCACGTCGCCTCGTGCGAGCGGGTCCTGGTGCGGCCGGTGCGCGGGGTGCAGGCGAGCGACCACTACGGCCTGGTCGCCGACCTGACGGTGCCGGACCACACGCCGGGCCGGTGGAGGAACGCCGACGGGCCCCGCCCCGCGCCCGGGAGCGGCCCCGGCTCAGCCGCGCGGTGA